In Lacrimispora indolis DSM 755, a genomic segment contains:
- a CDS encoding carbohydrate ABC transporter permease — translation MEKNAGGREVSAVRKRNKRKEAIILNGWCWLFMSLSLIFYILFQGYPIICSIQYSFLDWSGLTHNAVFIGLQNYVELIHDKLFWNAFFNSFKYTAMIVPLELAVSLFLAYMLNNERLRGRTVYRTMYFIPVVTTASVVGIIMIFLLGVQGPVNHLLVALHISRTPVNFLGNAKFAMPALVVISLWKDCGTYMIYWLAGLQGVPKDVYEAATVDGAGRGQVFFHIVLPMIAPVGGVIAILCAINSLKVFDMIKTMTEGGPFYATDVIATYVYRMAFSSEVGMPRLGYSSAAALLFGGAVIAIGTVSNVIKDRLNQRRMQ, via the coding sequence ATGGAAAAGAATGCGGGGGGAAGGGAAGTGTCTGCGGTCAGGAAAAGAAATAAGCGGAAAGAAGCAATTATTCTGAATGGATGGTGCTGGCTGTTTATGTCCCTGTCATTGATTTTTTATATCCTGTTCCAGGGATATCCCATTATCTGCAGCATACAGTATTCATTTCTCGACTGGTCAGGATTGACCCATAACGCGGTGTTTATCGGCCTTCAGAATTATGTGGAACTGATCCATGACAAACTGTTCTGGAATGCATTTTTTAACAGTTTCAAGTATACGGCCATGATCGTGCCGCTGGAGCTGGCAGTTTCCCTGTTTCTCGCTTACATGCTGAACAACGAACGGTTAAGGGGGCGTACGGTTTACCGGACCATGTATTTTATTCCTGTGGTCACCACTGCTTCCGTTGTTGGAATTATTATGATATTCCTGCTAGGCGTCCAGGGGCCTGTGAACCATCTGCTGGTGGCATTACATATAAGCAGGACACCGGTCAATTTCCTGGGAAATGCGAAGTTCGCAATGCCGGCACTGGTGGTCATCTCGCTTTGGAAGGACTGCGGAACATACATGATATACTGGCTGGCCGGTCTGCAGGGAGTCCCGAAAGATGTGTATGAGGCTGCAACCGTGGATGGCGCGGGCAGAGGGCAGGTTTTTTTCCATATTGTCCTTCCAATGATCGCACCGGTGGGAGGCGTGATAGCAATCCTCTGTGCCATCAATTCCCTGAAGGTATTTGATATGATAAAGACGATGACAGAGGGAGGACCGTTTTATGCAACGGATGTAATAGCAACCTACGTTTACCGTATGGCTTTTTCCAGCGAAGTGGGAATGCCCAGGCTGGGATATTCCAGCGCGGCGGCCCTGCTCTTCGGCGGGGCGGTCATTGCCATCGGTACGGTGTCTAATGTGATCAAAGACCGGCTGAACCAAAGACGGATGCAGTGA